From one Nocardioides sp. Kera G14 genomic stretch:
- a CDS encoding biotin-dependent carboxyltransferase family protein: MGELEILDAGALTLVQDRGRVGFAHLGVPRAGALDAPAAALANRLVGNDPDAAILEITMGGLAALNAGPARWAALTGAQTDETALSRTVGGPSRPARAHRAAVAHAAAFWWPQGTVLSVGRPVVGVRTYLAISGGIHVAPVLGSRSTDTLAWVGPARVQAGARLPLGEWQGLQPNPLDTPPARRVERIRLMNGPQAAWFAESPADRTWTVRAASDRVGMRLDGPPLARLREGELPSEGMVLGAVQVPPDGRPIVFLADHPPTGGYPVIGVVHPDDLWQCAQLRPGEQVRFRDVATRNG; this comes from the coding sequence ATGGGTGAGCTCGAGATCCTCGACGCGGGGGCCCTGACCCTCGTGCAGGACCGCGGTCGGGTCGGGTTCGCTCACCTGGGCGTCCCCCGTGCCGGGGCACTCGACGCGCCAGCCGCCGCACTGGCCAACCGGCTGGTCGGAAACGACCCGGACGCGGCGATCCTCGAGATCACGATGGGCGGGTTGGCGGCCCTCAACGCCGGACCGGCTCGGTGGGCGGCGCTGACCGGCGCCCAGACCGACGAGACCGCCCTGTCGCGGACCGTCGGAGGGCCGTCTCGTCCGGCTCGCGCTCACCGAGCTGCCGTGGCGCACGCGGCGGCGTTCTGGTGGCCGCAGGGCACGGTGCTCTCGGTGGGGCGGCCGGTCGTCGGCGTACGGACGTATCTGGCGATCTCAGGTGGGATTCACGTGGCGCCCGTGCTGGGATCCCGTTCGACCGACACGCTGGCCTGGGTCGGGCCGGCACGCGTTCAGGCCGGTGCCCGCCTGCCGCTGGGGGAGTGGCAGGGCCTGCAGCCGAATCCGCTCGACACGCCGCCGGCCCGGCGTGTCGAGCGGATTCGGCTCATGAACGGACCGCAGGCCGCGTGGTTCGCCGAGTCGCCGGCCGACAGGACCTGGACGGTCCGCGCCGCATCCGATCGGGTGGGAATGCGTCTCGACGGGCCGCCGCTGGCGAGGCTCCGGGAGGGTGAGCTGCCGAGCGAGGGCATGGTGCTCGGGGCGGTCCAGGTGCCGCCGGACGGTCGGCCGATCGTCTTCCTCGCCGACCACCCGCCCACGGGTGGCTATCCGGTCATCGGAGTCGTCCACCCCGACGACCTGTGGCAGTGCGCGCAGCTCAGGCCGGGGGAGCAGGTTCGGTTTCGCGACGTGGCCACTCGTAACGGCTGA
- a CDS encoding 5-oxoprolinase subunit B family protein, whose translation MGAGRAVKASVVGLRAVRVEVGSPAEALDLAAVIRRSALEVDEVVPGARTVLLDGVEDPAALIGMLPRLVTSLLSEAAAGRMVELPTTYDGEDLTRVADLWRCSVEEVVARHTALTFTSAFCGFAPGFAYLTGLPPELQVPRLTEPRVRVPAGSVAMAGEWCGVYPVASPGGWLLLGHTDATLWDPDSETPAVLAPGTRVRFSVHG comes from the coding sequence GTGGGAGCTGGTCGGGCTGTGAAGGCCTCGGTCGTCGGGCTGCGAGCCGTGCGGGTCGAAGTCGGGTCACCGGCTGAGGCGTTGGACCTCGCCGCGGTGATCCGCCGGTCCGCGCTCGAGGTCGACGAGGTCGTGCCGGGGGCTCGCACGGTGCTGCTGGACGGCGTCGAGGATCCGGCGGCGCTGATCGGGATGCTTCCGCGACTGGTGACCTCTCTGCTTTCTGAAGCGGCGGCCGGTCGCATGGTCGAGCTGCCGACGACGTACGACGGCGAGGACCTGACCCGGGTCGCCGACCTGTGGCGGTGCTCGGTCGAGGAGGTCGTCGCGCGGCACACGGCGCTGACCTTCACGTCAGCGTTCTGCGGCTTCGCGCCGGGTTTCGCCTATCTGACCGGCCTGCCGCCGGAGCTCCAGGTGCCGCGCCTGACCGAGCCGAGGGTGCGGGTGCCCGCGGGATCCGTCGCGATGGCGGGGGAGTGGTGCGGGGTCTACCCCGTCGCCTCGCCCGGTGGCTGGCTGCTGCTCGGCCACACCGACGCGACGCTGTGGGATCCGGACTCCGAGACACCCGCCGTGCTTGCGCCGGGCACGCGGGTGAGGTTCAGCGTCCATGGGTGA
- a CDS encoding 5-oxoprolinase subunit PxpA, with translation MSAEPGLVDLNADLGEEVTDDAALLSLVTSANVACGGHAGSLAIMREVCAVASERGVSVGAQVSYVDRANFGRVELDVAPSVLEEQVAEQVGLLSACAAEAGTTVRYVKPHGALYHRTRRDPAQAAAVLAGSGALPVLGMPGALLSQAATAGRQVLLEGFPDRAYDGDQLRPRDRPGALVTEEASIVASALSLAAGVRSLCLHGDSPGAVAHARAVRAALEGAGWELVGL, from the coding sequence GTGAGCGCCGAGCCGGGACTGGTGGACCTCAACGCCGACCTCGGCGAGGAGGTCACCGACGACGCCGCACTGCTCTCCCTCGTCACGTCGGCCAATGTCGCCTGTGGTGGGCATGCGGGGTCCCTGGCGATCATGCGCGAGGTCTGTGCTGTCGCTTCCGAGCGCGGGGTCTCCGTGGGTGCGCAGGTCTCCTATGTCGACCGCGCCAACTTCGGGCGGGTCGAGCTGGACGTGGCGCCCTCGGTGTTGGAGGAGCAGGTCGCCGAGCAGGTCGGGCTGCTCTCCGCCTGCGCTGCTGAGGCTGGGACGACCGTGCGCTACGTCAAGCCGCACGGCGCGCTCTATCACCGGACGCGCCGTGATCCTGCTCAGGCGGCTGCGGTGCTCGCAGGCTCCGGCGCGCTGCCGGTGCTGGGCATGCCGGGGGCGCTCCTTTCGCAGGCTGCTACTGCCGGGAGGCAGGTGCTGCTCGAGGGCTTCCCCGACCGGGCGTACGACGGCGACCAGCTTCGACCCCGTGACCGACCCGGGGCGCTGGTGACCGAGGAGGCGTCGATCGTCGCCAGCGCCCTGTCCCTTGCTGCCGGTGTGCGGTCGCTCTGCCTCCACGGGGACTCGCCCGGCGCCGTCGCCCACGCCCGTGCCGTGCGCGCGGCTCTCGAGGGTGCCGGGTGGGAGCTGGTCGGGCTGTGA
- a CDS encoding S9 family peptidase: MQPPVVPARPESKIHHGHIRIDDYEWLRDKENPEVISYLEQNNAFTDERTAHLAALRQALFDEIRSRTLETDLSLPTRRRGYWYYGRSFEGREYGASCRVPVSDPDDWTPPTPDTTVAADQPALPGEEVLLDLDQLADGHDFFSLGGSAVSPSTGLLAWAVDVVGDERYTIRVKDLASGEELPDVITGALGGATWDRDGESFFYSTVDESWRPDKIWRHRLGTEQSDDELVFHEPDERFWTGLGRTRTDRFLMIESGAKITTEVRFLDLDDPESGWQVFAPREEGVEYSLEHAVLAGEDVFLVHHNATGPDFEIGVAPIAPTPKEEWRPLIAYDADVRLEGVDAFATHLVVHQRSGGLTQLRILDLGPTGVIDDYLVKFDDELYTIGAGGNPDFRQPTVRLGYTTMRTPSSVYDYDVASRTLTLRKQQPVLPLNGTAYDANDYEEHRLWATAPDGERVPISIVVRKDARSQGAPVPVHLYAYGSYEHSLDPAFSIARLSVLDRGAAFAIAHIRGGGELGRRWYDDGKLLRKRNTFTDFIAVAQHLVDTGWTEAGRIVAEGGSAGGLLMGAVANLAPEGLVGGIVASVPFVDNLTTMLDATLPLTVIEYDEWGNPEADAATYEYIASYAPYDNVTARTYPPILAETSLNDTRVLYVEPAKWVARLRAVAGADVLLRTEMAAGHGGVSGRYKGWHDRAFSLAWILDRLGLA, translated from the coding sequence ATGCAGCCCCCCGTCGTGCCCGCCCGTCCCGAGTCGAAGATCCACCACGGCCACATCCGCATCGACGACTACGAGTGGCTGCGCGACAAGGAGAACCCGGAGGTCATCTCCTACCTTGAGCAGAACAACGCCTTCACCGACGAGCGCACGGCCCACCTCGCCGCCCTGCGCCAGGCACTCTTCGACGAGATCAGGTCCCGCACGCTCGAGACCGACCTCTCCCTCCCCACGCGACGACGCGGCTACTGGTACTACGGCCGCAGCTTCGAGGGAAGGGAGTACGGCGCCTCCTGCCGCGTCCCGGTCAGCGACCCGGACGACTGGACGCCGCCGACGCCCGACACCACCGTCGCTGCGGACCAGCCAGCCCTGCCCGGCGAGGAGGTCCTGCTCGACCTCGACCAGCTCGCCGACGGCCACGACTTCTTCAGCCTCGGCGGCTCGGCCGTCTCCCCCTCGACCGGCCTGCTGGCCTGGGCCGTCGACGTCGTCGGTGACGAGCGCTACACGATCCGGGTCAAGGACCTCGCCTCCGGTGAGGAGCTGCCCGACGTCATCACCGGCGCCCTCGGCGGTGCCACGTGGGACCGTGACGGTGAGTCGTTCTTCTACTCCACCGTCGACGAGTCGTGGCGCCCGGACAAGATCTGGCGCCACCGCCTGGGCACCGAGCAGTCAGACGACGAGCTGGTCTTCCATGAGCCCGACGAGCGCTTCTGGACCGGCCTCGGCCGCACGCGCACCGACCGCTTCCTGATGATCGAGTCGGGCGCCAAGATCACGACGGAGGTCCGCTTCCTGGACCTCGACGATCCCGAGAGCGGCTGGCAGGTCTTCGCACCGCGCGAGGAGGGGGTCGAGTACAGCCTCGAGCACGCGGTCCTGGCCGGCGAGGACGTCTTCCTCGTGCACCACAACGCCACCGGCCCGGACTTCGAGATCGGTGTGGCTCCCATCGCGCCCACCCCGAAGGAGGAGTGGCGTCCGTTGATCGCGTACGACGCCGACGTACGCCTCGAGGGGGTGGATGCGTTCGCGACGCATCTCGTGGTCCACCAGCGCAGCGGCGGCCTGACCCAGCTGCGCATCCTCGACCTCGGCCCGACGGGCGTCATCGACGACTACCTCGTGAAGTTCGACGACGAGCTCTATACGATCGGCGCCGGCGGCAACCCGGACTTCCGCCAGCCGACGGTGCGCCTCGGTTACACGACGATGCGCACGCCGAGCTCGGTCTACGACTACGACGTGGCCTCACGCACCCTCACCCTGCGCAAGCAGCAGCCCGTACTCCCTTTGAACGGCACTGCCTACGACGCGAATGACTACGAGGAGCACCGCCTCTGGGCCACCGCCCCGGACGGTGAGCGGGTGCCGATCTCGATCGTGGTTCGGAAGGACGCCCGCAGCCAGGGCGCCCCCGTGCCCGTCCACCTCTACGCCTACGGCTCCTATGAGCACTCCCTCGACCCGGCCTTCTCGATCGCGCGGCTCTCGGTCCTGGACCGCGGTGCCGCCTTCGCGATCGCGCACATCCGTGGCGGCGGCGAGCTCGGCCGTCGTTGGTACGACGACGGCAAGCTGCTCCGCAAGCGCAACACCTTCACCGACTTCATCGCCGTCGCCCAGCACCTGGTCGACACCGGCTGGACGGAGGCAGGCCGCATCGTCGCCGAGGGCGGCAGCGCCGGCGGACTCCTGATGGGCGCGGTTGCCAACCTCGCTCCGGAGGGACTCGTCGGCGGGATCGTGGCGAGCGTGCCGTTCGTCGACAACCTCACCACGATGCTCGACGCGACCCTCCCCCTCACCGTGATCGAGTACGACGAGTGGGGCAACCCCGAGGCCGACGCCGCGACCTACGAGTACATCGCCTCCTACGCCCCCTACGACAACGTCACCGCGAGGACCTATCCCCCGATCCTCGCCGAGACCTCGCTCAACGACACCCGGGTCCTCTACGTCGAGCCCGCGAAGTGGGTCGCGCGGCTGCGTGCCGTCGCCGGCGCCGACGTACTCCTGCGGACCGAGATGGCGGCCGGGCACGGCGGTGTGTCGGGGCGCTACAAGGGCTGGCACGACCGGGCCTTCTCGCTCGCGTGGATCCTCGACCGCCTCGGCTTGGCCTGA
- a CDS encoding RNA polymerase sigma factor RpoD/SigA gives MATRTATREIEGRDSVGLYLDEISRTDLLDAAKEVELSKAIEAGLMAKSLLDAGKVGGKAPGRATRAELEWLVEEGERATRQFINANLRLVVSIARKYGRAQMPMLDLIQEGNTGLIRAVEKFDYTKGYKFSTYATWWVRQAITRGIAQQARVVRLPVHVVEELNQIGGARRALERKLGRDPEPQEIADELGLDVDRVLDLMSWGREHISLDAPVDDDGDTSLGDLMALESAPGPDLEMLDGESKELLNELVGQLDERAADIIRSRYGLTDGRQHKLADIGQKHGISAERVRQLEREALQKLRRLGDPEIAA, from the coding sequence ATGGCAACCCGTACCGCCACCCGCGAGATCGAGGGCCGCGACAGCGTCGGCCTCTACCTGGATGAGATCTCGCGTACCGATCTTCTCGACGCCGCCAAGGAGGTCGAGCTGTCCAAGGCCATCGAGGCGGGGCTGATGGCGAAGAGCCTCCTCGACGCCGGCAAGGTCGGAGGCAAGGCGCCCGGCCGGGCCACGCGCGCTGAGCTCGAGTGGCTGGTCGAGGAGGGTGAGCGGGCGACACGCCAGTTCATCAACGCCAACCTCCGGCTCGTGGTGTCGATCGCGCGCAAGTACGGCCGCGCGCAGATGCCGATGCTCGACCTGATCCAGGAGGGCAACACCGGCCTCATCCGGGCGGTCGAGAAGTTCGACTACACCAAGGGCTACAAGTTCTCGACGTACGCGACCTGGTGGGTGCGCCAGGCGATCACCCGCGGCATCGCGCAACAGGCCCGGGTCGTGCGTCTCCCCGTCCACGTGGTCGAGGAGCTCAACCAGATCGGCGGCGCGCGCCGTGCGCTCGAGCGCAAGCTCGGCCGCGACCCGGAGCCGCAGGAGATCGCCGACGAGCTCGGCCTGGACGTCGACCGCGTCCTCGACCTGATGAGCTGGGGTCGCGAGCACATCAGCCTCGACGCCCCTGTGGACGACGACGGTGACACCTCGCTCGGCGACCTGATGGCCCTGGAGTCTGCTCCCGGTCCCGACCTCGAGATGCTCGACGGCGAGTCGAAGGAGCTGCTCAACGAGCTCGTCGGCCAGCTCGACGAGCGTGCCGCCGACATCATCCGCTCGCGCTACGGACTCACCGACGGACGCCAGCACAAGCTCGCCGACATCGGGCAGAAGCACGGCATCAGCGCCGAGCGCGTGCGCCAGCTCGAGCGCGAGGCCCTGCAGAAGCTGCGCCGCCTGGGCGATCCCGAGATCGCCGCCTGA
- the coaE gene encoding dephospho-CoA kinase → MRVGLTGGIASGKSTVSAMLAELGAVIIDSDLIAREVVAPGSPGLAAIADAFGPRVIAADGSLDRPALGAIVFADPVQRQVLEGITWPLIGARAQELVDTAAPDALVVHDIPLLVETGQQSTFDAVIVVDVPRETQVERMIRDRSMSRDDAEARIAAQLAREERLAAATYVIENTGNVEDLRERVTEVFEQLRER, encoded by the coding sequence ATGCGTGTAGGACTCACCGGCGGGATCGCCTCGGGCAAGTCGACCGTCTCGGCGATGCTCGCCGAACTGGGCGCGGTGATCATCGACTCCGACCTGATCGCGCGCGAGGTCGTGGCGCCGGGCAGCCCGGGGCTCGCTGCGATCGCGGACGCCTTCGGCCCCCGCGTCATCGCCGCGGACGGCTCGCTGGACCGCCCGGCCCTCGGCGCGATCGTCTTCGCCGATCCGGTGCAGCGCCAGGTCCTCGAGGGGATCACCTGGCCGCTCATCGGCGCTCGAGCGCAGGAGCTCGTGGACACCGCCGCCCCCGATGCCCTGGTGGTGCACGACATCCCGCTGCTCGTGGAGACCGGCCAGCAGTCGACCTTCGACGCGGTCATCGTCGTGGACGTCCCTCGCGAGACCCAGGTCGAGCGGATGATCCGCGACCGCAGCATGAGCCGCGACGACGCCGAGGCCCGCATCGCGGCCCAACTGGCCCGCGAGGAGCGACTTGCGGCGGCGACGTACGTCATCGAGAACACCGGAAATGTCGAAGACCTCCGCGAACGTGTCACGGAGGTCTTCGAGCAGCTCAGGGAGCGCTGA
- a CDS encoding MarR family winged helix-turn-helix transcriptional regulator: MSGHAHAQESAGDLLMLAARALRRGASAALEEYDVTPAQARALRTIAHAAHDEDGGLRLSALADRLHVVPRSVTEVVDALETRGLVQRESDPTDRRATIVALTDEGRRIHDDIARARTREFDRLVGRLPARDRADLARILGSLVELADSD; encoded by the coding sequence ATGTCAGGCCACGCTCATGCGCAGGAGTCTGCAGGCGACCTGCTCATGCTCGCAGCACGCGCGCTGCGGCGGGGCGCGTCCGCGGCTCTTGAGGAGTACGACGTCACCCCGGCCCAAGCGCGTGCGCTGCGCACGATCGCCCACGCCGCGCACGACGAGGACGGCGGCCTCCGTCTCTCAGCGCTCGCGGACCGACTCCACGTGGTGCCCCGGTCCGTCACCGAGGTCGTCGATGCCCTCGAGACGCGGGGTCTCGTCCAGCGGGAGTCGGACCCGACCGACAGGCGGGCCACGATCGTCGCGCTGACCGATGAGGGCCGGCGGATCCACGACGACATCGCGCGGGCACGGACCCGGGAGTTCGACCGGTTGGTCGGTCGCCTCCCTGCCCGTGACAGGGCGGACCTCGCCCGGATCCTCGGCAGCCTGGTCGAGCTCGCGGACAGCGACTGA